The genomic DNA TATCTACATATGACTTTTAGTCTGTTACTTACGGCTGTTGCAGCAGCTGTCACCTTTACTTTTTCACCTCTAACCAACTTGCTTTTTGAGTTTGATCAGTGGGGGAATATTATAGGTCGTACTTTTTTGAATTATGTGGTCATGTTTGCCCCATTTGGCATTGCCATCTATCTGTCAAGCAATTTTGCTAGGGTAGCATTTGCCCGTTCTCGTTTCCTTTTGGCATTGTATGCTATACTTGTTGGCATCTCGCTGGCTGAACTGGCTTTTTTGTATACGATTGATTCCTTACATAAAACTTTTCTTATAACAGCCTTTACTTTTGGTGCTATGAGTATGTATGGGTATATGACCAATCGTGATTTAACTTCTGTTGGTTCTTTTTGTATGATGGCCGCCTGGGGACTTATTATAAGTGGTCTAGTAAATCTTTTTTTTCAGAGCGATGTAATTTATTTTGTATGTAGTTTTATAGGCGTAGTGGTTTTCATTGCTTTTGTGGCATATAATACCCAAAAATTAAAAAATCTCTACTATGAGGTGCAAGATACAGCCTTAACAGAGAAAGCTGCGCTTATGGGTGCATTTTCCCTCTACCTTAATTTCTTAAATCTTTTTCTATATCTGTTGCGCTTTTTAGGAGCACAAAAGAGAAGAGATTAAATAATGTAAAGCAGGTTATTAGTGGCTCTTCTGGGGCATAGCTTATTGAATTGAGATGCACTCCTTATGGGTTGGGTTGTCTTTGTCCTTAAGTTGTACCATTGTATGCGCCTTTGTGAGCCAGCGGTTTGCAGTAGCATGGTGGATGCTACTATCCAAGGTAGGCTTGTTTATGCTCCCCGAATAGAGTCGG from Cardinium endosymbiont of Philonthus spinipes includes the following:
- a CDS encoding Bax inhibitor-1/YccA family protein — translated: MSDYNYTRVREAVDRGLQRYMVKVYLHMTFSLLLTAVAAAVTFTFSPLTNLLFEFDQWGNIIGRTFLNYVVMFAPFGIAIYLSSNFARVAFARSRFLLALYAILVGISLAELAFLYTIDSLHKTFLITAFTFGAMSMYGYMTNRDLTSVGSFCMMAAWGLIISGLVNLFFQSDVIYFVCSFIGVVVFIAFVAYNTQKLKNLYYEVQDTALTEKAALMGAFSLYLNFLNLFLYLLRFLGAQKRRD